The following are encoded in a window of Candidatus Oleimmundimicrobium sp. genomic DNA:
- a CDS encoding acylphosphatase, giving the protein MAKVCVYVKVTGKVQGVYFRSYTKEIAENNKVIGWVKNASDGSVKMILEGEEKDVKKVIDLVYQGPPSAKVTNVKVKKEGYKGEFEEFQVRY; this is encoded by the coding sequence ATGGCAAAAGTTTGTGTTTATGTAAAAGTTACCGGAAAGGTTCAAGGAGTGTATTTTCGTTCATATACCAAGGAGATTGCCGAAAACAATAAAGTAATTGGTTGGGTAAAGAACGCGTCTGACGGCTCGGTTAAAATGATTTTGGAAGGTGAAGAAAAAGATGTTAAAAAAGTTATTGATTTGGTATATCAAGGTCCGCCCTCAGCTAAGGTAACTAATGTTAAGGTTAAGAAGGAAGGTTATAAGGGTGAGTTTGAAGAATTTCAGGTAAGATATTGA